Part of the Candidatus Eisenbacteria bacterium genome is shown below.
GATCTCCGCCGGCGAGCAGCATCCGCGCGGCCGCGAAGTGGCGCGCATTCCTCGGCAGGGTCGCGTGGTGGAACCGGGCGTCCCGCGCGCCCGTGCTGCGCGCGACGTCCTCCAGCGCCTCGGGCGTGAAGTCGATCGAGACGCAGCGGTCGCCGCGACCGTGCTCGTGGGAGCACACGAAGTCCTGCCCGGCGGTTCCGAGGATCACGGAACCCGGCGTGAGCGTCACCGGGGCCTTGCCGACGCGGTACTGGAAGGTGCCCTCGACGACGACGGCGACCGTGAACGCGGTGTGACGCTCCTCGAAGGGACGGTCCTCGGGACCGAATCGGCACACGCGGTCGGTCAGGTGGAGATCGGCGAAGCTACCGATCTGACGCGATGGAAGGCCCTCGCCTGGCATGCCCGATCGTACGCCGCCCTGGACGCTGCGTCACGGGGCGTCGTCGGGGCAGGCGAGCGCGCCACGGAGCGCCAGCGCGTCGGCCTTGATCGGCTCGCCGGCGTCGAGGAAGCTCGCGCGCACCTCCGGATCGAGCTTCTTGCGCGCCGCGCGGCCCGCCAGGAGGTGGCGATAGCCGGTGAGCCCCTTCACGAGCTCCTTCAATCGGGCCTTCGCCCGGTCGAGCTTGGCGTCGCGGCAGGCGTCGATCGCGGCGTGCGCACGGCCCAGCAGCTTGTCGAGCTTCGTCCGGAGCTTCGACTGGTAGCTACCGAGGTCGGGCGCCGTGTTCACGCGATCCTGCAGCGCGGTGAGCCGGCACTCGATGGAGGCGAACGTGGGGCCGTCGGGGATCGTGCCGCAGGTGGCCTCGGGGAGCGTGGTCGTGGTCGTCGGCGGCCTCGTCGTGGTGGACGAGGTCGACGAGGAAGTCGACGTCGACGTGCTGGTGCTGGTCGACGTGCTCGTCGTCGAAGTCGTGCTCGACGACGTGGACGAGGACGTCGACGACGAGGTGGTCGTGCTGGTCGACGTGCTCGTGGACGAGGTGGTCGACGTGAGCGTCGACGAGGACGTGGAGGTCGACGACGTCGATGACGTGGACGAGGACGTCGAGGTCGACGAGCTCGTCGACGTGCTGGTGGTGCTCGACGTGCTGGTGCTCGAGGAGGTGCTGGTGGTCGTGGGCGGCGGGGCGTCGGCGATGGTGACGGTGGCGTCGGTGTCCACGCCGAGGTCGTACTGGGCGCCGTCGTCCAGGGTGAGGATGACGGTCTCGGGGCCCTCGACGAGCGCGTCGCTGAACGGCGTGATCGTCTGCGTGGCGGTGGCGCTGCCTGCCAGGAAGGTGACGCCCGTGCTGATGCCCGAATAGTCGGCACCGTTCCCCGCCGTGCCGCCGATCGTGTAGTTGATGCTGAGGCCGAGGCTCGTGTTGCCCACCCGGGTGAAGGTGAAGGTGCCCGCGTCGGGCCCCACCTCCGACGCGTTGGGGTCGGTGGCGGCGATGGTGACGACGGGGACGGGGTTGTCGGCGATCGTCACCGTGTCGGTATCGGCGACGCCGACGTCGTACTGGGCGCCGTCGTCTACCGTGAGGACGACGATCTCGGGGCCCTCGACGAGGGCGTCGTTCAGCGGGGTGATCGTCTGCGTGGCGGTGGCGCTGCCTGCCAGGAAGGTGACGCCCGTGCTGATGCCCGAATAGTCGGCGCCGTTCCCCGCGGTGCCGCTGATCGTGTAGGTGATCGAGAGCGCGAGCGTCGTGCTCCCCGTGCGCGTGAAGGTGAAGGTGCCCGCGTCGGGACCGACCTCCGAAGCGTTGGCATCGGTGGCCTGTATCGTAACGATCGGGGTCTGGGCGCCTGCCGTGCCCGGTAGGGAAATGGCCGCCAGCGCGACGAGCAATGCGGCCATCCGCCACAATCCGGGGTACATTGGTACACCCATAGCGAGATCAGGTTGTTGTTGGCAATGGGCGCGCATCCCCGGAAAAAGGGACCGTCCGGGGGCTGACGACGACCTGCACGGCGGTTGCGGGCCCGCCGACCTGGGCGGCGCGCCCTACAGGTTCAGCTGCTTCGGCGGCCGCACGACGATCTCGGCGACGTTCACGTGGATCGGCTGCGTCACCACGTAGAACACCGCGTTCGCGACGTCCTCGGCGCTGGACAGGACCTGCTTCATGATGGGCTGGAGCTTCTCCATCACCTCGTCCGGTAGCCGCTCGCCGCGCTTCACGTCGACCTTCACGCCGGTCGCCTGCACGAACCCGGTGACGAAAGCCGGGTCGAAGTTGCGCGCAAAGTTCGTCGCGATCGCGCCGGGACGGACGTCGACGACGCGGATCGTGTCCTCTTCGAGCTCGCGGCGCAGCGTGCTGCTGATGCAGGTGACGGCGTGCTTGGTGGCGCCGTAGACGCCCGAGTCGGCGCGCTGCGCGGCGATCGAGGAGATGTTCACGATGTGGCCCTCGGCTTTGCAGGCACGCATCGCGCGCACCGCCGCCTGGCTGCCGACGAGAAGTCCCAGCACGTTCGTCTCGAGCATCGCGCGCCATTCCTCCGGATCGCCCTCGACGATGGGCGTCGGGTACGAGAGGCCGGCGTTGTTCACCATGATGTCGAGGCGCCCCGTGTCGCGGACGGCGCGGTCGACCAGGGACTGGACCTGCTTCACATCGCGGACGTCGAGCGCGACCACGATCGCCCGTCCGCCGGCCTTCTCGATACGGGCCTTCGATTCCTCCATCGCCGACAGCGTGCGGCCGGCGAGGTAGGTCGTGGCGCCGGCCTCGCCCAGCTTCTCGGCGACGGCGCGGCCGATGCCACTCGATGCGCCGGTCACGATGGCGGTCTTTCCGGTGAGGGGTTGCGTGCGGCTCATGGGGCTCCTCCTTCCAGGTCGCTTCTCATAGCCCTCTGCCTGAGTCGAAACGAATCGCGTCGAGGACCGGCTGGAGGGCGGTCCTATCGGATCACGTTCAACGCCTCCGCGTGGCCGAGCACGCGCGTCGTGCGCCGGGCGATGAGCCACGCGCCGGCCTGCTTCACGAGCTCCCATTTGTTGAGGCTCACCCGATAGACGTGCGTGCCGGCGCGCGTCTCGAGATAGACGCGCGAGTAGCCGACGGCGCTGGCGCGATCGGGGCCGTGCAGCGTCACGACCGCCGGACCCATCTGGTGCGCGCAGTGGCCGACCATCTCCTGGTGGCGCGCGCCGCGCACCATCGATCGCACGGCATCGCGCCCCTCCATGCGTCCGACGTCGACGTCGTAGACGCCGTCCTCGGTGAAGACCGCGGCGGCGCGGTCGGGATCGCCGGCGTCGACCCCGAGGCCGTAGCGGATGATCACACGGTGGATCGCGAGCTCGTCCTCGAGCTGCTCCACGCGGCGCGCGAGGGCGGCGACCGTCTCTTCGAGGTTCGGCATGACGGTCTCTACCCTGCTGGCCCCCGCGCCGGCAATGTTCTAGGGAGCCCCGGATGGCAGGACGACTCGAAGGCAAGGTTGCCGTCGTCACGGGCGGCGGGAATGGGATCGGGCGCGCGACCGTGCTGCGCTTTCTCTCCGAGGGCGCGCGTGTCCTCGCGGCGGACCTGAATGCGGAGAGCGGCGCGGAGACGGCCGAGCTGGCGAAGAAGGCCGGGCACGGCGATCGCGTGAAGTTCGTGCGCGCGAACGTCACGGAAGAACGGGACGTGCAGGCGGCGATCGAGGGCGCGCAGCGCGCCTGGGGCCGGCTCGACTGCGTCTTCAACAACGCCGGCGTCGCCGGCGCGATCGGTCCCATCACGCACATCGCGGTCGAGGACTTCGACTACACGATGGCGGTGCTGGTGCGCGGAGTGTTTCTCGGCATGAAGCACGGCGGGCGGCTCATGCGTGCGCAGGGGCAGGGCGGCACGATCATCAGCACCGCGTCGGTGGCGGGGCTGTCGGGCGGCGATGGGCCGCAGGCCTACTCGGCCGCCAAGGCGGCCGTCATCAACCTCACGCGCGCAGTCGCGATCGAGATGGCGCCCGATCGCGTGCGCGTCAACTGCGTCTGCCCGGGCGGCATCAACACACCGCTCCTGCACCGTGGCAGCCCCGAGGCGATGGGCGAGCTCCTCGATCGCGCGCAGCCGTGGCCCGAGCACGGCCGGCCCGAGGACATCGCGGCCGCGGCCCTGTATCTCGCGAGCGACGACGCGCGGTTCGTCACGGGCGAGGCGCTCGTAGTCGACGGCGGGCTCAGCATCGTCGGCGGCAATACGATGCGGGGGTCGATCGGCGGCGCGCAGGTCGTCAACGTGATCGGGGTCGATCGGGGGTCGACGGGGGAGATGTCTACGCTGCGGACGATCGAGTAGGGGTGTTCGCGGGGGGCGGGGCGTCGGAGCCGCGAGGTTGGGGGCAGGG
Proteins encoded:
- a CDS encoding nuclear transport factor 2 family protein; the protein is MPNLEETVAALARRVEQLEDELAIHRVIIRYGLGVDAGDPDRAAAVFTEDGVYDVDVGRMEGRDAVRSMVRGARHQEMVGHCAHQMGPAVVTLHGPDRASAVGYSRVYLETRAGTHVYRVSLNKWELVKQAGAWLIARRTTRVLGHAEALNVIR
- a CDS encoding SDR family oxidoreductase; this encodes MAGRLEGKVAVVTGGGNGIGRATVLRFLSEGARVLAADLNAESGAETAELAKKAGHGDRVKFVRANVTEERDVQAAIEGAQRAWGRLDCVFNNAGVAGAIGPITHIAVEDFDYTMAVLVRGVFLGMKHGGRLMRAQGQGGTIISTASVAGLSGGDGPQAYSAAKAAVINLTRAVAIEMAPDRVRVNCVCPGGINTPLLHRGSPEAMGELLDRAQPWPEHGRPEDIAAAALYLASDDARFVTGEALVVDGGLSIVGGNTMRGSIGGAQVVNVIGVDRGSTGEMSTLRTIE
- a CDS encoding Calx-beta domain-containing protein, producing the protein MYPGLWRMAALLVALAAISLPGTAGAQTPIVTIQATDANASEVGPDAGTFTFTRTGSTTLALSITYTISGTAGNGADYSGISTGVTFLAGSATATQTITPLNDALVEGPEIVVLTVDDGAQYDVGVADTDTVTIADNPVPVVTIAATDPNASEVGPDAGTFTFTRVGNTSLGLSINYTIGGTAGNGADYSGISTGVTFLAGSATATQTITPFSDALVEGPETVILTLDDGAQYDLGVDTDATVTIADAPPPTTTSTSSSTSTSSTTSTSTSSSTSTSSSTSSTSSTSTSSSTLTSTTSSTSTSTSTTTSSSTSSSTSSSTTSTTSTSTSTSTSTSTSSSTSSTTTRPPTTTTTLPEATCGTIPDGPTFASIECRLTALQDRVNTAPDLGSYQSKLRTKLDKLLGRAHAAIDACRDAKLDRAKARLKELVKGLTGYRHLLAGRAARKKLDPEVRASFLDAGEPIKADALALRGALACPDDAP
- a CDS encoding SDR family oxidoreductase, coding for MSRTQPLTGKTAIVTGASSGIGRAVAEKLGEAGATTYLAGRTLSAMEESKARIEKAGGRAIVVALDVRDVKQVQSLVDRAVRDTGRLDIMVNNAGLSYPTPIVEGDPEEWRAMLETNVLGLLVGSQAAVRAMRACKAEGHIVNISSIAAQRADSGVYGATKHAVTCISSTLRRELEEDTIRVVDVRPGAIATNFARNFDPAFVTGFVQATGVKVDVKRGERLPDEVMEKLQPIMKQVLSSAEDVANAVFYVVTQPIHVNVAEIVVRPPKQLNL